From Deinococcus humi, the proteins below share one genomic window:
- a CDS encoding TlpA family protein disulfide reductase: MPLNASPTDPRRPGGVRRWLPPLLAAAVVVTLAVALLKPSKGVESALLGQPAPDFTLVTLDGQPFRLQDHLGQPMVVNFWASWCVPCREEAPMLAEFAREARNLTMVGVVFQDQPDAARAFTREFAVPYPSVIDRQSRVAIDYGVAGIPETFFIDASGVIREKHSGPFTRDNLWNSARRIGVQF, translated from the coding sequence GTGCCCCTGAACGCCTCCCCGACTGATCCCCGGCGGCCCGGTGGCGTGCGGCGTTGGCTGCCGCCGCTGCTCGCCGCCGCTGTGGTGGTGACCCTGGCGGTGGCACTCCTGAAGCCCAGCAAGGGCGTAGAGTCAGCACTTCTTGGCCAGCCTGCCCCGGACTTCACGCTCGTTACCCTGGACGGTCAGCCGTTTCGGCTCCAGGATCACCTCGGTCAGCCCATGGTCGTGAACTTCTGGGCCTCCTGGTGCGTGCCCTGCCGAGAGGAGGCACCGATGCTCGCGGAATTCGCGCGGGAGGCGCGTAATCTCACGATGGTCGGTGTGGTGTTCCAGGATCAACCGGACGCCGCGCGGGCATTCACGCGGGAATTCGCCGTGCCGTACCCCAGCGTGATCGACCGGCAGTCCCGGGTCGCCATCGATTACGGGGTGGCGGGTATACCGGAAACGTTCTTCATCGATGCCAGCGGAGTGATTCGCGAGAAACACAGTGGACCCTTCACCCGGGATAACCTCTGGAACAGTGCCCGGCGGATCGGAGTGCAATTCTGA
- a CDS encoding DUF3105 domain-containing protein, with protein MTKANRTTNLKFSAAPQRRNPWPAVLVGALALTLVGGTWWARSGGETGELGQTFPNQGQEHIAVGAQHPAYNSSPATSGWHYVQPQPWGTFVYEITPETLIHNLEHGGVVIQYNPALLKGDVARLEAIQKRFPNKTVVAPNSQLQVPLALTAWRRLYTLDTLDEAKIVDFTERYRNRAPERLPD; from the coding sequence GTGACGAAAGCGAACAGGACAACCAACCTGAAGTTCTCCGCAGCGCCGCAGCGCCGTAACCCCTGGCCCGCCGTGCTGGTCGGGGCACTCGCCCTGACGCTGGTGGGCGGGACGTGGTGGGCCCGGTCCGGTGGAGAGACAGGAGAACTGGGTCAGACCTTCCCCAATCAAGGGCAGGAACACATCGCTGTTGGTGCCCAGCACCCGGCGTACAACTCCTCCCCTGCCACCAGTGGCTGGCATTACGTGCAGCCGCAACCGTGGGGAACTTTCGTGTACGAGATCACGCCAGAGACCCTGATCCATAACCTGGAGCACGGCGGCGTGGTCATTCAGTACAATCCGGCGCTGCTGAAGGGGGACGTGGCTAGGTTGGAGGCGATTCAGAAACGCTTTCCAAACAAGACGGTGGTGGCCCCGAACTCGCAGCTCCAGGTGCCGCTGGCCCTGACCGCCTGGCGGCGGCTGTACACCCTGGACACGCTGGACGAGGCAAAGATCGTGGACTTCACCGAACGGTACAGGAACCGTGCCCCTGAACGCCTCCCCGACTGA
- a CDS encoding CBS domain-containing protein: MQVKDVMTSNPTCCTPDTPLPEVARMMEQHDCGCIPVVENQDSKKPVGMITDRDIALRGVASGQDTQSMTARDCMSTSVVTVTPEDSVDECCKAMEDNQVRRVAVVDHQGGCCGMVSQADVALDTSGKVGSVVREVSQPTDSAPNISSQ; this comes from the coding sequence ATGCAAGTCAAAGACGTGATGACCAGTAACCCCACCTGCTGCACGCCCGACACGCCCTTGCCCGAAGTGGCCCGGATGATGGAACAGCACGATTGCGGCTGCATTCCCGTCGTGGAGAACCAGGACAGCAAGAAGCCCGTCGGGATGATCACAGACCGGGACATCGCCCTGCGCGGCGTGGCCTCGGGCCAGGACACCCAGAGCATGACCGCGCGCGACTGCATGTCCACCTCCGTCGTGACCGTGACCCCGGAAGACAGCGTGGATGAGTGCTGCAAGGCGATGGAGGACAACCAGGTGCGCCGTGTCGCCGTGGTGGACCACCAGGGCGGCTGCTGCGGCATGGTCTCGCAAGCCGATGTGGCCCTCGACACCAGCGGCAAGGTCGGCAGCGTGGTGCGGGAAGTCTCCCAGCCGACGGACAGCGCTCCGAACATATCCAGCCAGTAA
- a CDS encoding class I SAM-dependent methyltransferase, whose protein sequence is MANAERVQRLYDRVAARYDAAMRLRLLDELRSRLLASAHGDVLEIGVGTGATFAHYPQAVQSLTALDLSGGMLHEAHLKALSLPFPVHFVQHDVQTLPFGNARFDTVVSSLGLCGIPDPARLFAEVGRVLRPGGRLLALEHIRPPNPWLGRMADLIDPVFDQVVGCHPNRPTPELLRAAGFVVEMRERHLGGVLVTLEAFPGTDG, encoded by the coding sequence ATGGCAAACGCCGAGCGCGTCCAGCGCCTCTATGACCGTGTGGCTGCCCGTTACGACGCTGCCATGCGGCTTCGCCTTCTGGACGAGTTGCGTTCCCGCCTCCTGGCGAGTGCCCATGGAGACGTGCTGGAAATCGGGGTGGGGACAGGTGCCACCTTCGCGCACTACCCACAAGCCGTCCAGAGTCTCACGGCCCTCGACCTGAGCGGCGGGATGCTCCACGAGGCGCACCTCAAGGCCCTGTCCCTCCCGTTCCCGGTGCATTTCGTGCAGCACGATGTCCAGACCCTGCCATTTGGGAACGCGCGCTTCGACACTGTCGTCAGTTCTCTCGGACTATGCGGCATTCCCGATCCGGCGCGCCTCTTCGCGGAGGTGGGCCGGGTGCTGCGGCCCGGTGGGCGGTTGCTGGCACTTGAACACATCCGCCCTCCCAATCCGTGGCTGGGCCGGATGGCCGATCTGATTGACCCGGTGTTTGATCAGGTGGTGGGCTGCCACCCGAACCGGCCCACACCCGAGTTGCTGCGCGCGGCGGGCTTTGTGGTAGAGATGCGGGAACGTCACCTGGGCGGCGTCCTCGTGACGCTCGAAGCTTTTCCCGGCACGGACGGTTGA
- a CDS encoding sulfite exporter TauE/SafE family protein: protein MRTRWLLAAGGLVVTLLLAWPSISPVLRELALDLYRLSGSLNAALAGPVTALRSRTGVSLLTPFLLGLLAATAPCQLSTGAATLAYVARDGHAGGAWPRSLAFVFARLLVYLVFGAVAVYVFGGSVLASGDFFTGVRRVLGPLMFLVGLVMVGVIRLRFTVGARLAERLEERARVQRGTLGAFALGLAFSFAFCPTLFLLYFGLTLPLAITAPLGALYPVAFVLGMMLPLLILVAFLPAATASGRQTYLTGLRRVHRLAAPLAGAVFVLAGLYDTFIYWLL, encoded by the coding sequence GTGAGGACACGCTGGCTGCTCGCGGCGGGCGGTCTCGTCGTCACGCTCCTCCTCGCGTGGCCGTCCATCTCCCCGGTTCTACGCGAGTTGGCTCTGGACCTGTACCGGCTGAGCGGTTCCCTGAACGCCGCCCTGGCCGGTCCCGTCACCGCCCTGCGATCCCGCACGGGCGTTTCGCTGCTCACGCCGTTCCTGTTGGGCCTGCTGGCCGCCACCGCGCCCTGTCAGCTCTCCACCGGCGCGGCCACCCTCGCGTATGTGGCGCGGGACGGCCACGCCGGGGGAGCGTGGCCACGCAGCCTGGCCTTTGTGTTCGCGCGCCTGCTGGTGTACCTGGTATTCGGCGCAGTGGCGGTGTACGTCTTTGGCGGGAGCGTGCTGGCCTCGGGCGACTTCTTCACGGGCGTCCGGCGGGTGCTGGGGCCGCTGATGTTCCTGGTGGGCCTGGTGATGGTCGGCGTGATCCGCCTGCGCTTCACGGTCGGCGCGAGACTCGCGGAACGGCTCGAAGAGCGCGCCCGGGTGCAGCGGGGCACCCTGGGGGCGTTCGCCCTGGGTCTGGCCTTCAGCTTCGCGTTCTGTCCGACGCTCTTCCTGCTCTACTTTGGCCTGACCCTCCCCCTGGCGATCACCGCACCGCTGGGCGCGCTGTATCCGGTCGCGTTCGTGCTGGGGATGATGCTCCCTCTGCTGATTCTGGTCGCATTCCTGCCGGCGGCAACGGCCAGCGGGCGGCAGACGTACCTCACTGGACTCCGGCGCGTCCACCGGCTTGCCGCGCCCCTGGCGGGAGCCGTATTCGTTCTGGCTGGGCTGTACGACACCTTCATCTACTGGCTGCTCTGA
- a CDS encoding WD40/YVTN/BNR-like repeat-containing protein: MTTKARTVTAAPPSRFRVLLPAALLAAALLGGTLWWQTQDNQGKAAQRLSGDFHALRVLPDGRLLYGQHAGVSVSSDGGRTWGPTDGAGDAMSLASSMRTPGTLVLAGHDVLKTSRDGGQTWQDSGFGNLPGTDIHGFAVLPAQPDVWYANIAGRGLYRTENGQDWRFVSPATAGAMTLSAGPGEAPRLYALTMNDGLIVSDDGATWQRDGGAPQAAGSGLDVHPVSGNVYIAGPAGVARSEDKGGSWTNLNLPEGALLVTADPRDEAKLYAAGESGMVYRSVDGGKTWSE, translated from the coding sequence ATGACGACGAAGGCTCGAACGGTCACTGCTGCACCTCCCAGCCGGTTCCGTGTGTTGTTGCCGGCGGCCCTGCTCGCGGCAGCTTTGCTGGGCGGTACGTTGTGGTGGCAGACGCAGGACAACCAGGGGAAGGCCGCTCAGCGCCTGAGCGGCGACTTCCACGCCTTGCGGGTTCTCCCGGATGGCCGCCTGCTGTACGGGCAGCATGCGGGCGTCTCGGTCAGTTCGGACGGGGGGAGAACGTGGGGCCCGACGGATGGTGCTGGAGATGCCATGTCGCTCGCCTCGTCCATGCGGACACCCGGCACGCTGGTCCTGGCCGGGCACGACGTCCTGAAGACCAGCCGCGACGGCGGGCAGACCTGGCAGGACAGCGGCTTCGGGAACCTGCCGGGCACGGACATCCACGGGTTTGCCGTCCTGCCCGCCCAGCCGGACGTGTGGTACGCGAATATTGCCGGGCGGGGCCTGTACCGCACGGAGAACGGCCAGGACTGGCGGTTCGTGTCCCCGGCGACGGCGGGAGCGATGACGCTCTCGGCGGGGCCGGGCGAAGCCCCGCGCCTCTATGCCCTCACCATGAATGACGGGTTGATCGTCTCGGACGACGGCGCGACCTGGCAGCGGGACGGGGGCGCACCACAGGCAGCCGGTTCCGGCCTGGACGTTCACCCGGTCAGCGGCAACGTGTACATCGCGGGTCCCGCTGGGGTAGCGAGATCCGAGGACAAGGGGGGGAGCTGGACGAACCTGAATCTCCCGGAAGGCGCGCTGCTGGTCACCGCCGATCCTCGGGATGAAGCGAAGCTGTACGCCGCAGGGGAAAGCGGCATGGTTTACCGCTCGGTGGACGGGGGGAAGACTTGGAGCGAGTGA
- a CDS encoding DUF2933 domain-containing protein, with protein MKLLGMCLNWKVLAGLAALAIGLYFAVSPGTFTAALPFLLAAACPLSMLLMMRSMPHGSHAAKPEAAPQPELAPASVSVQATAFRE; from the coding sequence ATGAAACTCCTCGGGATGTGTCTGAACTGGAAGGTGCTCGCGGGCCTCGCCGCCCTCGCCATAGGTCTTTATTTCGCGGTGTCTCCGGGCACGTTCACCGCCGCGCTGCCCTTTCTGCTGGCAGCGGCGTGCCCGCTCTCGATGCTGCTGATGATGCGCTCCATGCCCCATGGGAGTCACGCGGCGAAGCCGGAAGCTGCCCCGCAGCCTGAACTCGCCCCAGCGTCCGTTTCCGTGCAGGCCACGGCCTTCAGGGAGTGA
- a CDS encoding heavy metal translocating P-type ATPase, translating to MTTRDQRTEKTELPLEGLSCASCVQTVEKQLARTDGVKRAEVNLPLEKAYVEYDPAQVNLAQLKRAVEGGGYGVRTGERTLDVVGVEPFVNAAELEGVLARVPGVVQAQVDLDARKVDVQHLSGELDLADFVAVADAAGLHLAAPDVSASGLDPQDAARAQEYRTLMHKFWFAVIVGVPVLVTMFMELSPAFGAALMPYERVIGLAAAVLTLPVLAWSGGQFFSGAWNNFRNHNANMDTLVALGTGAAWLYSTAAVLAPRLFPAGTAGMFFDVAVIVIALIVLGQALEVRAKARSGAAIRKLLELQAKTARIVRDGQEVEIPIEQVAVGDLVRVRPGEKVPVDGVIVDGQSALDESVVTGESVPVDKRPEDSVIGASLNTTGAFTFRATKVGKDTALAQIVRLVQQAQGSKAPIARLADVISSYFVPSVMIIAILTFMAWFNFGPALNFAVVTAVTVLVIACPCALGLATPMGLMVGIGKAAEYGVLIRNGEALETAARLGVVVLDKTGTITQGKPEVTEVRPLEPFGEAELLMLAAVADKRSEHPLAAAIVRGAQARRITLGEPEAFEAVPGHGVEATVAGRRVLVGNTKLMRRAGVAGQDFGELAERLADEGKTPMFVAVDGQPAGVIAVADTLKSDSVEAIRALRALGLSVVMMTGDNERTARAIAQQAGITDVLADVLPQDKARHVAELQQENVPNKSRGGRGARLVGMVGDGINDAPALAQADVGFAIGTGTDVAIEAADVTLVGGSLRGVVTAVELSRATLRNIKQNLFWAFAYNVVGVPIAAGVLYPFSEVLLSPILAGGAMAFSSVSVVTNANRLRFFRPREVRA from the coding sequence ATGACAACGCGAGATCAGCGCACCGAGAAGACAGAATTGCCGCTGGAGGGACTGTCCTGCGCGAGCTGCGTGCAGACCGTGGAAAAGCAACTCGCGCGCACGGACGGCGTGAAGCGGGCGGAGGTGAACCTGCCCCTGGAAAAAGCGTACGTGGAGTACGACCCGGCGCAGGTGAACCTGGCGCAGCTCAAGCGGGCGGTGGAAGGCGGCGGGTATGGCGTCCGAACCGGCGAAAGAACGCTGGACGTGGTGGGCGTGGAACCGTTCGTGAACGCCGCAGAGCTGGAGGGGGTGCTGGCGAGGGTGCCGGGCGTGGTGCAGGCGCAGGTGGATCTGGACGCGCGGAAAGTGGACGTGCAGCACCTGAGCGGCGAGCTTGACTTGGCGGATTTCGTGGCGGTAGCCGACGCGGCGGGATTACATCTGGCCGCGCCGGACGTGTCCGCCTCGGGGCTTGACCCGCAAGACGCTGCGCGCGCCCAGGAGTACCGGACGCTGATGCACAAGTTCTGGTTCGCGGTGATCGTCGGCGTGCCCGTCCTCGTCACGATGTTCATGGAACTCAGTCCCGCGTTCGGGGCAGCTTTGATGCCTTACGAGCGCGTCATCGGCCTGGCGGCGGCGGTGCTGACCTTGCCGGTACTCGCGTGGTCCGGCGGGCAGTTCTTCTCCGGCGCGTGGAATAACTTCCGCAACCACAACGCCAACATGGACACGCTGGTTGCGCTGGGCACCGGTGCCGCCTGGCTGTACTCCACGGCGGCGGTCCTCGCCCCGCGCCTCTTCCCAGCAGGAACCGCCGGCATGTTCTTCGACGTCGCCGTGATCGTAATCGCCCTGATCGTCCTGGGGCAGGCGCTGGAAGTGCGCGCCAAGGCCCGGTCGGGGGCCGCGATTCGCAAGCTGCTGGAGTTACAGGCGAAAACCGCGCGGATCGTCCGGGACGGCCAGGAGGTGGAAATTCCGATCGAGCAGGTTGCGGTCGGGGACCTGGTGCGGGTGCGGCCTGGGGAGAAGGTGCCGGTGGACGGCGTGATCGTGGACGGCCAGAGCGCCCTGGACGAGAGCGTCGTGACCGGCGAGAGCGTCCCGGTGGACAAGCGCCCGGAAGACAGCGTGATCGGGGCGAGTCTGAACACGACGGGGGCTTTCACCTTCCGTGCGACGAAGGTCGGGAAGGACACCGCCCTCGCGCAGATCGTGCGTCTGGTGCAGCAGGCGCAGGGCAGCAAGGCACCGATTGCGCGCCTCGCCGACGTCATCAGCTCCTACTTCGTGCCGAGCGTGATGATCATCGCCATCCTCACCTTCATGGCGTGGTTCAACTTCGGCCCCGCCCTGAACTTCGCCGTCGTGACCGCCGTGACGGTGCTGGTAATCGCCTGCCCCTGCGCGCTGGGCCTGGCCACACCGATGGGCCTGATGGTCGGCATCGGCAAGGCCGCCGAATACGGGGTGCTGATCAGAAACGGGGAGGCACTGGAGACGGCGGCGCGGCTGGGGGTGGTCGTGCTCGACAAGACCGGCACCATCACCCAGGGCAAGCCGGAAGTGACGGAGGTGCGGCCCCTTGAACCTTTTGGCGAGGCAGAACTGCTGATGCTTGCGGCTGTCGCGGACAAACGCAGCGAACATCCGCTGGCCGCCGCGATTGTGCGGGGGGCCCAGGCGCGGAGGATCACTCTGGGTGAGCCGGAGGCGTTCGAGGCGGTGCCGGGTCACGGCGTGGAAGCGACCGTGGCCGGGCGACGGGTTCTGGTGGGGAATACGAAGCTGATGCGCCGCGCGGGAGTGGCGGGACAGGACTTTGGTGAACTTGCCGAGCGCCTTGCGGACGAGGGGAAGACGCCGATGTTCGTGGCGGTGGACGGCCAGCCAGCGGGGGTGATCGCGGTGGCGGATACCCTGAAGTCGGATTCGGTGGAGGCCATCCGGGCGTTGCGGGCGCTTGGCCTGTCGGTTGTGATGATGACGGGGGACAACGAACGCACTGCCCGGGCGATTGCCCAGCAGGCGGGCATCACGGACGTTCTGGCAGACGTGCTTCCCCAGGACAAGGCCCGACACGTAGCCGAACTTCAGCAGGAAAACGTACCAAACAAGTCCCGCGGCGGGCGTGGGGCACGGCTGGTCGGTATGGTCGGGGACGGCATCAACGACGCACCTGCCCTCGCTCAGGCGGACGTGGGCTTCGCCATCGGGACCGGGACGGACGTGGCCATCGAGGCGGCGGACGTCACGCTGGTGGGCGGCAGCCTGCGCGGCGTCGTGACGGCGGTGGAGTTGTCCCGCGCCACGCTGCGCAACATCAAGCAGAACCTGTTCTGGGCGTTCGCTTACAACGTCGTCGGCGTTCCCATTGCCGCGGGCGTGCTGTACCCGTTCTCCGAGGTGCTGCTCTCGCCGATCCTCGCTGGGGGAGCGATGGCGTTTTCCAGTGTCAGCGTGGTGACCAACGCCAACCGGTTGCGGTTCTTCCGCCCCAGGGAGGTGCGGGCATGA
- a CDS encoding cupredoxin domain-containing protein has product MNTAQWMVTLVGFGLIAWIVWYFWLYERQSVQARAEEGGMQEIDVTVKGGYQPAVIEVQAGQPVRLNFTRREASTCGEEVVFPAFGQRAHLPENQTVPLEVTPAQPGEYEFTCGMNMYRGKLIAR; this is encoded by the coding sequence ATGAACACGGCACAGTGGATGGTGACGCTGGTGGGTTTCGGCTTGATCGCCTGGATCGTCTGGTACTTCTGGCTGTACGAGCGGCAAAGTGTGCAGGCGCGCGCAGAGGAGGGTGGCATGCAGGAAATTGATGTGACGGTGAAGGGCGGGTACCAGCCCGCCGTGATTGAGGTGCAGGCCGGGCAGCCGGTGCGGCTGAACTTCACGCGGCGGGAGGCCAGCACCTGCGGGGAGGAAGTGGTTTTCCCCGCCTTCGGGCAGCGGGCGCACCTCCCGGAGAACCAGACCGTGCCGCTGGAGGTGACGCCCGCGCAGCCCGGCGAGTACGAGTTCACCTGCGGGATGAACATGTACCGGGGCAAGCTCATCGCCCGCTGA
- a CDS encoding four-helix bundle copper-binding protein has protein sequence MTNAPQMGTNGMNSMMQDCIQACSDCHDACLQTLNYCLQQGGRHAEAAHLRLLMDCAAICHTSEDFMLRGSELHARVCSVCAEVCERCAESCEGMGDDPQMRTCADACRRCAESCRQMA, from the coding sequence ATGACGAACGCACCGCAGATGGGAACAAACGGGATGAACTCGATGATGCAGGACTGCATTCAGGCCTGCTCCGACTGTCACGACGCGTGCTTGCAGACCCTCAACTACTGCCTCCAGCAGGGCGGGCGGCATGCGGAAGCCGCCCACCTCCGCCTGCTGATGGACTGCGCGGCGATCTGCCACACCAGTGAGGACTTCATGCTGCGCGGCTCGGAACTGCACGCGCGGGTGTGCAGCGTGTGCGCGGAGGTGTGTGAGCGCTGTGCCGAGAGCTGCGAGGGGATGGGCGACGACCCGCAGATGCGGACCTGCGCGGATGCCTGTCGCCGCTGCGCGGAGTCCTGTCGGCAGATGGCGTAA
- a CDS encoding copper resistance protein CopC, whose product MTHITGRWVRSVLALSVTLSLSWLSSAAAHAFLVNTLPRAGARFTEAPQELALQFSEAVSPRSAQVKVRALQGGPLEVRELHPGADAQNLLATLPPLKPDVYVVSWQVMADDGHLSSGEFAFGVGAGGAIPGVQDNVDGVPLLWVTGSALLLVGLALALGGWISERFVWRKQGVPRAWIGVGAVLAVLGSAVHLVALAGSGPRATSVILTSRPGVAAGLALLAFLVSACLTRGRFRGWAGLPMVGGALAVTWQGHLGNAETFWLTPLGLAHLLLAAVWVGALVHFGQVTWVRRNVAWSDALRRGAWRYAKLAAWSVPPLLLLGLLLAWSQVDAPGDLWTTRYGQLLLAKVTLVLAALGLAVLARSRLVPARTAQPLRLARLVLAEVGTLLVILVLSAGLVNATPPRALTAANILSAAPPIGPAVRAADQAGSLSVYVLAAEGDLRVEVVQPTGKPGDRTRLWVNGEAPGGAFTLPLRSCGRGCFHAPFGWKPGETTVRVKATDPEWPGGTAEVKLRWPPGPDQTAQLAQVVKAMKHAGTFDVTEQAPRSLDPTPHTFPLTAETLAATDVYVGGGAEDVREVGRDAQGYTVLSLFVPGSSLWYELHVDGHRRIRRERIVGPGYGVNRTIEYPQLLEDGSP is encoded by the coding sequence GTGACCCACATCACTGGGCGCTGGGTGCGGTCCGTCCTGGCGCTGTCCGTGACCCTGAGTCTGAGCTGGCTCTCCAGTGCCGCCGCGCACGCCTTCCTGGTCAACACCCTCCCGCGGGCCGGGGCGCGCTTCACCGAGGCCCCGCAGGAACTCGCGTTGCAGTTCAGTGAAGCGGTGAGCCCGCGCTCCGCCCAGGTCAAGGTCCGCGCGTTGCAGGGAGGTCCGCTGGAAGTTCGTGAACTTCACCCCGGAGCCGACGCCCAGAACCTGCTGGCGACCCTGCCGCCGCTGAAGCCAGACGTGTACGTCGTGTCCTGGCAGGTGATGGCCGATGACGGGCATCTGTCCAGCGGGGAGTTTGCCTTTGGCGTGGGTGCTGGGGGGGCTATTCCAGGAGTGCAGGACAACGTGGACGGGGTGCCGCTTCTCTGGGTGACGGGGAGCGCCCTGCTGTTGGTGGGGCTCGCCCTCGCGCTGGGCGGGTGGATCAGCGAGCGGTTCGTGTGGCGCAAGCAGGGCGTCCCGCGCGCGTGGATTGGGGTGGGCGCGGTTCTGGCCGTGCTGGGCAGCGCCGTACATCTCGTGGCCCTGGCTGGGAGCGGCCCACGGGCCACCAGCGTGATCCTGACCAGCCGTCCCGGCGTCGCGGCAGGTCTGGCGCTGCTCGCCTTTCTGGTGAGCGCTTGCCTCACCCGCGGGCGCTTCCGAGGCTGGGCTGGTCTTCCGATGGTGGGCGGGGCACTGGCCGTGACCTGGCAGGGGCACCTGGGCAACGCCGAGACTTTCTGGCTCACGCCGCTCGGTCTGGCGCACCTGCTGCTCGCGGCGGTGTGGGTGGGCGCGCTCGTACATTTCGGGCAGGTGACGTGGGTCAGACGAAATGTCGCGTGGTCTGACGCCCTCAGGCGCGGCGCGTGGCGATACGCGAAGCTCGCCGCCTGGAGCGTCCCACCGCTGCTGCTGCTCGGCTTGCTCCTGGCCTGGTCACAGGTGGACGCGCCGGGAGACCTGTGGACGACCCGGTACGGACAACTGCTGCTGGCCAAAGTCACGCTGGTGCTCGCCGCCCTGGGACTCGCCGTGCTGGCCCGCAGCCGGTTGGTGCCTGCCCGGACAGCTCAGCCCCTGCGCCTGGCACGGCTCGTCCTCGCGGAGGTCGGCACGCTGCTGGTCATCCTGGTCCTGAGCGCGGGACTGGTCAACGCCACCCCACCCCGGGCGCTCACGGCGGCGAACATCCTCAGCGCTGCGCCCCCCATTGGTCCAGCGGTGCGCGCGGCGGATCAGGCGGGTTCGCTCAGCGTGTACGTCCTCGCCGCCGAGGGAGACCTGCGGGTGGAGGTGGTGCAACCCACCGGGAAACCTGGTGACCGGACGCGGCTGTGGGTCAATGGTGAGGCCCCGGGCGGGGCCTTCACGCTGCCTCTGAGGTCGTGTGGCCGGGGGTGCTTCCACGCTCCCTTCGGGTGGAAACCCGGGGAAACAACGGTACGCGTAAAGGCGACAGATCCAGAATGGCCTGGAGGAACTGCCGAAGTGAAGCTGCGCTGGCCGCCAGGCCCGGATCAGACGGCGCAGCTTGCACAGGTGGTGAAGGCCATGAAACACGCTGGAACCTTCGATGTGACGGAGCAGGCACCCAGGAGCCTGGATCCGACGCCCCACACCTTTCCGCTGACGGCGGAGACCCTGGCGGCCACCGATGTCTACGTCGGTGGTGGGGCGGAAGATGTCCGGGAGGTCGGGCGCGATGCCCAGGGCTATACCGTGCTGTCCCTGTTTGTCCCCGGATCAAGCCTGTGGTACGAGTTGCATGTCGATGGGCACCGCCGCATCCGCCGGGAACGGATCGTCGGCCCAGGGTATGGTGTGAACCGCACCATCGAATATCCACAGCTTCTGGAAGACGGTTCACCGTGA
- the lgt gene encoding prolipoprotein diacylglyceryl transferase: MDPVFLQIGTFTIAWYGVLITLGIVAGVWLGTRMARQRGLNVNLFSDMILWMIIWGLVGARLVFVLTSWGQFSGTPFPRILFDVINLRAGGISIHGGLIGGILVLIYYTRRYKLNFYQYADLCVPGVAFGVIGGRLGNIMNGTDTVGRVTGWAVGYRWPDSARAFHDGMCQPNANPNMDLSQYCQQIGGQLVMTAPVHFTQLYGVIIGIILSVASYFWLRSRKAGWAFWQFWLWYSILRAGWEETFRLNPLLPNTYLSQGPDKAGIGLFTETQLISIPLIIVSIIMLIRIRQQPDNPVPVKAKGNLPAGEQAQTP, encoded by the coding sequence ATGGATCCCGTATTTCTTCAAATCGGCACCTTCACAATCGCCTGGTACGGCGTGCTGATCACGCTGGGCATCGTGGCGGGTGTGTGGCTCGGCACGCGCATGGCCCGCCAGCGTGGCCTGAACGTCAATCTCTTCAGCGACATGATCCTATGGATGATCATCTGGGGGCTGGTCGGCGCGCGCCTGGTCTTCGTGCTGACCTCCTGGGGACAGTTTTCCGGCACGCCGTTTCCGCGCATTCTGTTTGACGTCATCAACCTGCGGGCCGGGGGCATCTCCATCCACGGCGGGTTGATCGGCGGCATCCTGGTGCTGATCTATTACACCCGGCGCTACAAGCTCAACTTCTACCAGTACGCGGACCTGTGCGTGCCGGGCGTGGCTTTCGGGGTGATCGGCGGGCGGCTAGGCAACATCATGAACGGCACCGATACGGTGGGCCGCGTGACCGGTTGGGCAGTTGGCTACCGCTGGCCCGACAGCGCGCGGGCCTTTCACGACGGCATGTGCCAGCCCAATGCCAACCCGAATATGGATCTGTCGCAGTATTGCCAGCAGATCGGTGGACAACTGGTGATGACGGCCCCGGTCCATTTCACGCAGCTCTATGGTGTGATCATCGGCATCATTTTGAGCGTCGCCTCGTACTTCTGGCTGCGCTCACGCAAGGCAGGTTGGGCGTTCTGGCAGTTCTGGCTGTGGTACAGCATTCTGCGCGCCGGGTGGGAAGAAACCTTCCGCCTGAACCCTCTCCTGCCCAACACTTACCTGAGCCAGGGGCCGGATAAAGCAGGCATCGGCCTGTTTACCGAAACACAACTGATCAGCATTCCGCTGATCATCGTGAGCATCATCATGCTGATCCGTATTCGTCAGCAGCCGGACAATCCTGTTCCAGTGAAGGCAAAGGGCAACTTGCCCGCAGGCGAACAGGCACAGACACCCTGA